The genome window ATTTCTTTTGTCATTGTAACTCTACAGTGCTCTGGTGCATGCATCAAATCTACACTCCATTTGTTTTTATGCTCTACTCAACGATACCTGGGCAAAAAACTCATCCATAAACGACTCTTTCTCAACAGGAACCTCCACATCCTCTGTCACTTCAGATTTCtgtgaagagagaaaaaaagtgggGAGGTAAATCAATGACATTTGTGGAAAGCCTCTTTTTATCTACATGAATTGCTGAGAAAAATAACAATTATACACCTGAACGTTCTCCACCTGTTTAAATACCATGCATGATGGACTAAATACCATAAAAACATGCTGAGTTAACATACATGTTCTGTAAGGTATTATATTTCTGTGGCTCATGTGGTAGGATATGGATATGTGGTAGCATAACCCATTCAAGATACAGATAACAGATATATTTGGTATCAAAGGCTCTGGTCATGGCAACAGCATTAGTTTACCCTGTCTTTGAGAACAAATACGAGTAGCCTCAATGAGAACATATAggcaacaaataaataaccaTATGCACCTGGTAAAACAAACAGATGAACAATCCTTTCATCTTAGTGTAATCAGGCCTGTCTCATACCCTTCCCCCTCATCCGGAATCCCCCACTTGACCCCTCCCTCGACCCATCTCCACATATCGGGAAGCGATTTGACCCTCTCTAGTCCAACCGTCCAACTTGCGTTGGTGTGGAAAGTGGAAGTTCACCAACGGCACGCAGAATGGCGTGACATGCAGCTTACTTTGAAATAACCTGAAGACGTGCGTGTCATTCCATTTTCACTGTCACCGACAAAATAGTCTTGACAAAATAGGTTGTCAGTTCACTATGATCCAGCTTGAAATTCGTTGGTTAATGGCGCAAGGCGCAGAATGACAGAGAGCACCAGGTCACACTCACAAAACAACCAGAGCATGCCTTTATATTTTCTCCGaggctgtaggcctacaattctAATGCTCAAGCTTAACTGCCCACCCAAAATGGATAAGACAGTGTTTTATAGCCTTCGATCACCTCCAatcagtgtgtgttggtgaactCATGCTAGGTCCTGAGGCCATTCATCCCTTGGATGAAGCCTTGACAAACATCCAGTCATTTTAGGGCTactatcacatacacacataatggTACAGGCGAAAGTGACGGAAAAGGCCCCGTTGTCACCATACCCAGTCTCAGCAGCTAGCCTGACAGCCTGTCCACTTAAACGTAAGGTCATTAAACGCAGGTTATGGAGAAAGGGTCATGCCTTACCGCTTTTAACTGTTCCAATCGATCCTTCATTTTGACAGCCTTGTGGGCACTTGTTTTGGAAGAATTTGTTGTGACTGGCTATCCGAGATAACGCAATCACGTAGCCTATGAACCTAATTAATTCACTCTATTTAATCTTTTCAGGGAGCATAGGTCCGATAATCCAACGCCTACAGCCCAATTTTAATATAGGATGATTAGTATAACCAATCGATTGCTTCTTCCCCCAAAGTTCCGATGGAAACTCCGCTTTACACAGCACAAGTCCTGCAATATGGCTGTACACAGAACCGTAGTTTACTAAGCCTATCCTCTCAAGGGGGATTAAGTCAACAGTTGTGTGCTGAACTAATCTGGGCCTTCGTCTTTCATTCTCCCGTCCCATGCGCTTCACTGTCACATCGCACTTGGCATTCTTCACGCATGCTCTTTGCATCGCAACAGGTCCGCATGTTCAGGTGGATGCGCGCATGGTGCCCCGCGGACTCTTCTGTAGCCTACACCATAGGTCAAAAGTGAAGTCTGTGCTTTTGCGCCTGGTCACTAGCACCTCATCCATTTTGGCAAATACTTCTGAGGACTTCGAAAACATTCCAGCAAATAGTCTGTCTACAAGACCACACAATAGAAATGTTAAACCTAAGAGACCTTTAACTTCAGCCTGAGCAAGCATTTCACAGCACACTAAGCatatttttccatttttttttttttgcatgcgtATTCGGTCATTAGCCTGCTTCTTTATCCATCTTAATTATACTATaatacacatacaacacacaggaacatttacacacaacactCTAATGTGAATAATACCAAAATGATCAAAACTGCCTTAGATGCTTACCTGAACAGTTATTGGGGCCTATTAGGTTCAGGCATGTAGCCAGATTCAGTAAATATTTGGCTGACAACTGATGGCAAGGATTTTTCTAAAAGGTGGACAGTTGTGTCATAGTAATATAATTTTTCTGTAACAGATTAACATTCTGGCTTTGTGAAACCTATAGCTATAGGCCTAGCAAAAATTGTAATTCAAGGTGATTTATTTTGCAGACCATGTAGAGGGAAAAAATATGGAATCACTCAATCTTGAGGAAAAAATATGGAATCACAAACCTAAAACATCATAATTAGTACTTCTTTTGCACCTTCTCGGAGGGAAAAGACTTCACTAATGGTTTGGTGCAGTTCCTATTAAAAATATAGGCTAAAAATGACTGCCTGGAAAAAAACAAGAGTTTCCAGTCACTGATGATATTGGGTTGCTTCTCAGCAAAAGGACCAGAAGAGATGGCAGTCATACATCTAGGCTACAGTACAGTAAGTGCATATTAACATTTTGGATTCTAGTCATTCCATCAATCAGAAGGAATTTTGGTGATGAAGTCATTTTCCAGGACCATAAGAGGACCATTGAGCAAAGAATGTTAAAACTTTTCAAGAAACATCAAGTTAGTGACATGACCAGCAAAAAGTCTGGATCTCAACCCCACTGAAAATGTATGGTGCAAACTGAAGAAAAAGCACCATCCTGTATAGCTGATCTGTCAACTGCCGTTTGACAAAGTTGAAACCTGATTGATGAAGAATGTTCTACATTAGTAGAAGTCTATGCCTCAGAGAGTCAGAAGAggtgcaacaaaaacaaacgtctagatcaaaacaaaaatggtttactgaaaacaaaatcaagcttctgccattgccatctcagtccacCGATCTAAagtccatagaaaaacagtggggtgagtcaaagaggagaatgcacaagtgtggacctaggaatctggatgATTTGGGGAGATTGTGCAGACAAATAGTCTTggtttgtattctccaactttaagGGGTGCAATAGGAGAATATTATGAGCTGTTTTATTgtcaaagggaggcttaagaaaGGATTACacgcaggggtgccaataattgtgggcgacgtgtttttgttaaaaacatttatttctttatgatttCCTTTTTCTCACAATAAATGTGCTTTTTTTCCAAGGTTGGATTTCTcctcattgtgagattacaataaatcaccaaaagattattttGTATACCTgcttttagtcaactttaccaaaggtgccaggagatctggagggtactgtattgACCATCATTCTTTTGTTCATGTAAAAGCACATTGTAAAATACCCCCGTCAATGAAATacgcaaaataaataaaataatcttGCCTTACATTCACTGACAGCATTGATTTATTAACACTACATTTCTTACACAAAATGTTTTATTACTACACATCAGTTATTATGTCAGCAAAATCCAACAAAATACATAATTCTTAATTTGTGAATATTGCTTTGTGATGCTAGCCATTCTGCCTTTACACTCCATGTGGCATGATAAGCATTAAAAGCacatttttaaagaaaatacaaaaatactttGTAAACTGTGTTGGTAATAGCTTAAGACAAATATTCAGTTGGTGATGGCATGTTTGACAGTGGTCATAAGGGTTCACAGGCTATAAGTCATCATCCTCATCCGGGAGGGCAGTTTCTGCTGCAACCTGTGGACGGAACAGATATGTAAGAAAACTGACATACCAAAGCAGTATGAGTAACTGCAGTGAATCATTACTGCATTTGTTGTGGATCCGTGAGTAAACATAAGGTCATGTGAATGAAGGCTATAGATATGCATCCATACATATGGCTTGTTTACAATTATTCACTATTTCGCCCACTTCCGGTATAATAAAGACAAGCAGGACAACAGCAAGGCAAATCTAACAGCAGAGGTTATCAACCTTTTTTGAGCTGCAACTCCCAGAATAATCAGTTGGCGTTTAGAAGCCACCACCCCACAGTCTACCTGCATCGTCTCTGAACGTATTTGCCCACAGGTAAGATATTAAATTCCATTTTAGCCATTCTGCTGCGCTTTAGACTTAGATTGGTGTTGGAATAACGTTATTTTTTCTTGAGAAGCCATCTCCATAGGTGGTGGATAAAGCTTGTATTTTACCAACCATCAATGAATATGTAAGACTATGTTATGTTCATAACAGCAATTCCACAGCTAGTGGAACTATTATCACAACATAAAACCCACCAAGGCTGCTATTACTATTGCCAATTCACTTGCTAAGGCTAGACTGCCTAGTGTGAAAAACAccgttttttttgtatttgtgtgtgatggagatggaaatgacccccccccccaacacacacacaaacacacctcgtGGTGGGTCCTGAGTTCCGACCCCCTAgattgagaaccactggtttacAGGACCTTTTTTAAAGGTATATttaggtttaggtatttttggcaagtgtagagctccctctagtcaCAATGAAATTGatatgttactctgctattgtaaatagcaaacttcacGACTTAACCCCCCTGTACgtaatgaaaatgcttttgttgtggaggtgaaagattaacaacagacaaaaacaaccatctccaaagagctatatctactgacaaggtaatgtttcacgattctcacgAGATCTGTCAGGGCGCCGCTATTGgaagttgcaaggctggttttctcggtagggactcgctacgtctatgctgtataacTATGCTAGGTGAAGATTCACCTATtataagtttgtttaccatcaaattagcttcgtaaaggtgaaaatcttgcatagtgtgcctttaatgcAAGTGATGACATGCTTGTGCATGGGGTCTTGGAGTATGttaccctgggaatccagagttccCAGGGAAGCATGCTCAGCGAgagactctggcaatgagtaatagacctctgaagttcacctacaaaaaagaaccaaaacggccatctttgcccatataaggagctccggttgttaattgaagctaactatctatggcaagttgcattgaaagttagctctggggtagcaaaaatctaagtgatACCGGAGATCATAGTATCCAcccgaaggcagaggacaaaagtgtgttcaggaaaacgacTATCCCCACGAGAGTTTAataggtgcgataattcaaaatccccatgttattttcccataggaaaaatcgtcAGATGccggatgtcaaagatggaagcttttttgtaggcgaacttcagagcaCGTTCtttttgccccttgcatcgcggggaaccaatcacatctgtgtatctgatataggcgggccagaggcaagctaaacagatgacagttgTAGTGTTATCAAATAGCgttgaagtccggaatcagtcagttaaAATTGGtttagtgttatccaattgcgtgcagtgagatttttaaatgcatgcttagttccgcccctcgagttgggccattacattattcgtggccagacccttaatctttcaggATTTGGGTCTGGTATCACCAGGCTAGGAGTATGTGGGCAGTGGATGCAAATCTACAGCATTCCTTAAGATGACCAAAGACAACCAAAGACACTAGAAAGAGTAGAAGGATTCTCAGAGAAGACAATACACAAAGACCTTCTCCTCCTCTACAAACACTTTTGCTTATTGCAAAGTAATTTAGTTTttgcatgcaggtgtgtgtatgtatgtggtatGGTGTATGCCTGTACTCCCTTGTCAAGGAGGATTCCAAAAGAAGCACAATTTGGTGATTTGGTGACTTCTGTGTCAATGTACTCACTTTGAGTTCCTGCTCATACTGCGAGGCCAGATTGGGGTCCATGGCGATGTCTGGGGGGGCGAGAGCAGGCATTTCTGCAAATTCCAAGTTGGCTTCACCAGTGAGCTTCTTTGCCAACCAGAGGAAAGGCTTCTCAAAATTGTAATTACTTTTGGCAGAGATGTCATAGtactgaaaagaaaacagcagcacaGAAGAGATTCAACATTATACACGAAGGAGGTAGCCAGTATATCAAAGTCCTACTTACAAAATCACTTAAAAGTCTGTcgtcacacaaaacaaatgatttACATTACGTTTGAACCATTTAGATAAGTTTGACATGTTAAATTTAAATTCTTCAAAAGTCTTTCTATGGTTGTACATGCAGAAAGCTGAGCACATATTTGCAATAAGACTCTGGAGAGTGAGGCAGACTGATTACCTGCAGGTTTTTCTTGCGGTGGAAAACGATGGCTTTGGCCTTCACCTTCCTGTCTTTGATGTCTACCTTGTTGCCACAAAGCACGATGggtacattctcacacacacgcaccagatCCCTATGCCAGTTGGGTACGTTCTTGTACGTTACCCGGGATGTTACGTCGAACATGATGATGGCACACTGAGCTATAGAAGAAGCCAAGGAAACAAAGCAAAGTTATCACTACCTGAGAAGACTATGCATAGACACTTATGTTAAATCAGTGTCTTGTATACTTAATTCCAAATttgcatggaaaaaaaagtttgaaaagGCACTGTGAGCTTGGTATTTAAAGCAATGAAAACCTGAACTTATCAAAAAATGTAGAAGCGGTCATATACAATTAAGTATTTTAAAATCTTAAACAACCCAGCCCACTCCTGAATTCTGACACAGTTCCTGAGAACTTCAAGCTCCGAGAGCTGTCCAAGCTAAAAATAAAACCATAGCCTTACCTTGGATGTAGTAACCATCTCTTAGTCCCCCAAACTTCTCCTGGCCAGCTGTGTCCCACACATTGTATAAAATAGGTCCCCGGTTTGTGTGGAAGAGAAGGGGATGCACCTCCACTCCGAGAGTTGCTGGGAGGGTGAGACAGATAGAGGCTTGGTGAACATCTCACAGATAAGACTCTCCCACCAAATACTTGTGGACAGCATACTTTAAAAACAGCTAACGGATGCACAGTTACACCAGGTACAACTCACCAACATATTTCTTTTCAAATTCTCCTGTTAAATGTCTCTTGACAAAAGTGGTCTTTCCTGTTCCTCCATCTCCCACCAAGACAAGCTGTGTGCACAGCAGAGACTCAGGATcagtatttttatttatatatataaatattttgttttgcatgcaatGATGACCGGACACACACTTGTGTTGGGAACTAGGAATATGAGGCCGCCTAGCAACAATGAAGCTGTAAAATATATTAGTATAACACTAGTAACATTATTTAATAATAGGATAAGAAACTACACTGTAAGTTAAGTCTTAAAGGTATCCCCAAACTCCACAGGAACATAACTTACTAGGCCTAGTCTACAGCCATAAGACTGTTTGAGCAACCATAGTATACTTCCTTACTGTGGGACAATTTAATCATGTATTCCacaatgtgtttgtatttgtattgatGACCCCTTGAACTACTTACGACATTGAGGCAGTCAGAAGCACCTCTGACATTAGGTTaggtatgcatgcatgtatgtatttttttttgtttacattttgttttaaacAACCATTTACTTAAAGACGTACCTTAAAAGTGGCTGCAGGTTGCGTCATATTGGATGTTGGTCTGTTTCACTGAGGAGACAAAGGGGTTTACAGAATTATATAAATTACTGAATGCAACATTTGTGTTAAAAGACAAATAAAATTAATGCACAACCAACAAACTAACTAAAACACATGACTAGCATTCACGGAAACATAAAAATATCCTTATTGAGTGCGGAATTGTAACATTTCAAAAgttaaataagttgaagattACTTGAAGTTGGCCTAATGAGACTGCACCAAGTTACATGTAAACCATTGACTGTAGAATGtatatattatgtctatggtgtgTAAACAGAGTAGACGGAAGATGAAACCGAAACGGAAGTAGGTTTTACGAATGGTAGATATCTTcagagaatgtccgtagacgggctctgatatcTTTGTTGTGAGACTAGTTTCCATTTTTGGCGGGAGGGGCTAATGTAGCTACATCACTAGCCCACACATGGAACCACATTGTGAGATCTCATCAATGAAAATGGCCAGAGTAACCGACTTTAACGTTACCTTCTAACACGTGACGTTAAAGTGTACCGATGGATGAAGGGAGCAGAATAGCCACCAAGTACATTTCCTCAAAGCAGCAGCCAACATATCCGCTAAACAAGCTAACATTAACGTAACGTTATTAACTTCATGTTAGCTCTTTTTCCACGTTGATGCCGCTTGCGTTAGCTAATGGTAACGATACATCAATACTTCACTTTAACATTACAGTCCAAACGAACGAAATTTAAAGATACTCAATGCGATTAGCAATACATTTAGTAATGTTAAACTCAAAATCCATCACCGAATAGTGTTTCTTTCTGCCTTATTACACACAGCGGCATACAAAAAATGAAATATCGCGCCATACATGTGAGGCCCACCATTGGATAACTCTACATCAACAAAGATCGGCTAATTTACGTGTCgttaaaaaatagaaatggCTACACTACAAAGCCCTCGTAAACGCCTTTAACTTACCTTGCCAGGGATCCAGGCAACTGCAAGGAATGAGCTGTTTAGGGCTACTTCTAGAACTATGGAACTGTGACGTTTTTCGTCTACATCACGTGGTGATCCCCAAGACTTCCTGTGCAAAGGCTGGTGGATGGGTGGATCCGATTCGCTTAATCGCCATCATTAAACCTTTACATTTTAAGACTAGTGTTTAACTCTACTGTGAGTGATTTATATTGATACATTTAGATGAATGattttattaaataaattaAGCTTGTAAAATATATCGTGGTTATACATGAGTTCTTTAATTTGTTTTGTCACCAGCATATCATTGATTTGGCAATGTGGTGTGGATCATTTTAATTGTATAAACACTTAAGAAAAGCTCTACATCAAACTCAGATATACAATGCATATCAGCAAAGTAAAGGTGACCTTTAGTTTTGAAACAGACCAAGCCCCTTAACAAGACTGTTATTCAAACAAGAATGAGCTTATGGAGCTGAAGAAAACAGAGACTTATTTAAAACTTTGGACAGAACATTAATTTAATTACCATTTCCTAGAGTTCACAAGTATTTCATCTCTGTACAATTGTCATGACAAACTCATACATTTTTAATTGTTTTCTTAGGAAGGCAATCAAACGTAATGCTAACTAGAGAACATAGCTCTGATACCTTCTTACAGTTGTAGGTTAAATAGTGATTGGGAAAAGGTTGAGGGATGTTGGCTGCCTTGGTGTGAAGAACAAGTTGCTGTGTTAAGAGCACACCTTGGAGTAAATGTAACATCTACCCAATGTCAACCAAAAGGCATAAAAGTCGACCATATATGTTATTGACGGAGGAAAGAAAGACACGTGAATTCAGAGGAAATTTAGCCATCACCGAAACAGACTTTGTTTTTTCACCTGCATGTTTACATGGGGTGAGGTTATGGTGTGGGTGACCGACACAGTTGGTTTACCTCTGTAAGATGACCATGAGAAGTGTTTGCGTAAGAGTTTGTACTGTacatcagtcagtcagttagaAAGTGTGGCAGAACCAAGTCACAGGGAAAGTCTGAGTCCATTatagagtatgtgtgtacatgtatgaatCTACATAGGTTGGAGTCACTGTCAGTCAATGTCCCTTTGTAGTCAGTCAGTGTGTGACAAatcaatcagtgtgtgtgtgtgtctgtctatgcatgtgtctgtacaCGCTTGTCTGTTTATCGGTAGAGGTAGTCAGCCTGAATGTTGGCTGCAATTTCAGCCTCCCATTTGTCTCCGTTGTTGAGCAGTTTCTCTTTGTTGTACAGCAGCTCTTCATGAGTTTCTGTGGAGAACTCAAAGTTGGGTCCCTGAGAAAGGAAGGGATAAGCAAAGGCAAAAACAGAAATATTAGGCATGGTGGGAATGAAGAGATGAATACATTACCACATTAATTAGAGATGAATACATTACCACACGCAAGTCCTTTACAATGTCTGATACCACAAACAGAATTAAGCCATAAGTCGAATCAGTGTAGTGCGAAGTCTCACCTCCACAATGGCGTCCACAGGGCAAGCCTCCTGACAGAAGCCACAGTAGATGCATTTGGTCATGTCAATGTCATAGCGTGTTGTCCTCCTGCTGCCGTCAGCACGGGGCTCCGCCTCAATCGAGATTGCCTGAGAGAGGAAGACTCAAGTGTCAGTGAGAAGCTAACCATTCCTTATGTTTCAACTCAACTCAGAGTCCCGGTAGCATTTAGACTAGCATAATGAGTAGGGTTAATTATTATGTAAAGATTGTTTAAAGTGAATCGAGATTAAACATGGCTATTAGTAGTACCTTAGTAGAAATTATGTCACAATAGTAAAATGTCCTTTTCCCGGAAATTCCttaattgcaaaaaaaaaaaaaacagtaatttCCTTCCAATGCATGAAGATCAAA of Alosa sapidissima isolate fAloSap1 chromosome 1, fAloSap1.pri, whole genome shotgun sequence contains these proteins:
- the LOC121718166 gene encoding GTP-binding nuclear protein Ran-like, which encodes MTQPAATFKLVLVGDGGTGKTTFVKRHLTGEFEKKYVATLGVEVHPLLFHTNRGPILYNVWDTAGQEKFGGLRDGYYIQAQCAIIMFDVTSRVTYKNVPNWHRDLVRVCENVPIVLCGNKVDIKDRKVKAKAIVFHRKKNLQYYDISAKSNYNFEKPFLWLAKKLTGEANLEFAEMPALAPPDIAMDPNLASQYEQELKVAAETALPDEDDDL